A single genomic interval of Spinacia oleracea cultivar Varoflay chromosome 6, BTI_SOV_V1, whole genome shotgun sequence harbors:
- the LOC110797684 gene encoding pre-mRNA-splicing factor cwf10-like isoform X2, with translation MATPRLMEPVYYVEIQTPINCVSAIYTVLSRRRGHVTDDVPQPGTPAYLVKFQVIVMNANMGCSSCRDKVFRVLSKITGTLVVSVIYQVPLCFMVISPDTPAHQRLVFF, from the exons ATGGCAACCCCTCGTCTTATGGAGCCAGTTTATTATGTGGAG ATACAAACACCGATAAATTGTGTTTCTGCGATCTACACAGTTCTATCTCGTAGGCGTGGCCATGTGACTGATGATGTTCCACAACCAGGGACCCCAGCGTATCTTGTGAAG TTTCAGGTCATTGTAATGAATGCAAACATGGGATGCAGCTCCTGCCGTGACAAAGTCTTCAGAGTTTTGTCAAAAATTACTG gtaccctcgttgtttcagtaatctaccag gtgcccttgtgctttatggtaatttcaccagatacccctgctcaccaacggctagtttttttttaa
- the LOC110797684 gene encoding uncharacterized protein isoform X1 has translation MATPRLMEPVYYVEIQTPINCVSAIYTVLSRRRGHVTDDVPQPGTPAYLVKFQVIVMNANMGCSSCRDKVFRVLSKITGTLVVSVIYQVPLTFFRFSPGALVLYGNFTRYPCSPTASFFLKKTSRW, from the exons ATGGCAACCCCTCGTCTTATGGAGCCAGTTTATTATGTGGAG ATACAAACACCGATAAATTGTGTTTCTGCGATCTACACAGTTCTATCTCGTAGGCGTGGCCATGTGACTGATGATGTTCCACAACCAGGGACCCCAGCGTATCTTGTGAAG TTTCAGGTCATTGTAATGAATGCAAACATGGGATGCAGCTCCTGCCGTGACAAAGTCTTCAGAGTTTTGTCAAAAATTACTG gtaccctcgttgtttcagtaatctaccag gtacccctgactttttttagattttcaccaggtgcccttgtgctttatggtaatttcaccagatacccctgctcaccaacggctagtttttttttaaaaaaaactagccgttggtaa
- the LOC110797684 gene encoding 110 kDa U5 small nuclear ribonucleoprotein component CLO-like isoform X3: protein MATPRLMEPVYYVEIQTPINCVSAIYTVLSRRRGHVTDDVPQPGTPAYLVKFQVIVMNANMGCSSCRDKVFRVLSKITGTLVVSVIYQIFTRCPCALW from the exons ATGGCAACCCCTCGTCTTATGGAGCCAGTTTATTATGTGGAG ATACAAACACCGATAAATTGTGTTTCTGCGATCTACACAGTTCTATCTCGTAGGCGTGGCCATGTGACTGATGATGTTCCACAACCAGGGACCCCAGCGTATCTTGTGAAG TTTCAGGTCATTGTAATGAATGCAAACATGGGATGCAGCTCCTGCCGTGACAAAGTCTTCAGAGTTTTGTCAAAAATTACTG gtaccctcgttgtttcagtaatctaccag attttcaccaggtgcccttgtgctttatggtaa